A single window of Ornithorhynchus anatinus isolate Pmale09 chromosome 3, mOrnAna1.pri.v4, whole genome shotgun sequence DNA harbors:
- the GPR137 gene encoding integral membrane protein GPR137 isoform X3, translating to MEGNLSGLVPAAGLVPALPPAVTLGLTAAYTALYGLLFLSVYAQLWLVLLYGHKRLSYQTVFLALCLLWAALRTTLFSFYFRDTPRANRLGPLLFWLLYCCPVCLQFFTLTLMNLYFAQVVFKAKAKRRPEMSRGLLAVRGAFVGASLLFLAVNVLCAMLSRRHRAQPWALLLVRVLVSDSLFVICALSLAACLCLVARRAPSTSIYLEAKGTSVCQAAAMGGAMVLLYASRACYNLAALALAPRSRLDSFDYDWYNVSDQADLVNDLGDKGYLVFGLILFVWELLPTTLLVGFFRVHRPPQDLSAARIINGQVFSSRSYFFDRAGRCEDEGGPWEHSRGENTSG from the exons ATGGAAGGCAACCTGTCCGGACTGGTGCCCGCAGCCGGACTGGTGCCCGCGCTGCCCCCGGCCGTGACCCTGGGCCTGACGGCGGCCTACACCGCCCTGTACGGGCTGCTCTTCCTCTCCGTGTACGCCCAGCTCTGGCTGGTCCTGCTGTACGGCCACAAGCGGCTCAGCTACCAGACGGTGTTCCTGGCCCTCTGCCTGCTCTGGGCCGCCCTGCGCACCAcgctcttctccttctacttccGCGACACCCCTCGGGCCAACCGCCTGGGCCCCCTGCTCTTCTGGCTGCTCTACTGCTGCCCCGTCTGCTTGCAGTTCTTCACCCTCACCCTCATGAACCTGTACTTCGCCCAG GTGGTGTTCAAGGCCAAGGCGAAGCGCCGACCGGAGATGAGCCGGGGACT GCTGGCCGTGCGGGGGGCTTTCGTGGGGGCCTCCCTGTTGTTCCTGGCGGTCAACGTGCTGTGCGCCATGCTGTCCCGCCGGCACCgggcccagccctgggctctgctGTTGGTGCGGGTGCTGGTGAGCGACTCGCTCTTCGTGATCTGCGCCCTCTCGCTGGCCGCCTGCCTCTGCCTGGTGGCCCGCCGCGCCCCCTCCACCAGCATCTACCTGGAGGCCAAG GGGACCAGTGTGTGCCAGGCGGCGGCGATGGGCGGGGCCATGGTCCTGCTGTACGCCAGCCGGGCCTGCTACAACCTggcggccctggccctggccccccgGAGCCGGCTCGACTCCTTTGACTACGACTGGTACAACGTCTCCGACCAG GCCGACCTGGTGAACGACCTGGGGGACAAAGGCTACCTGGTGTTTGGCCTCATCCTCTTTGTCTGGGAGCTGCTGCCCACGACTCTGCTCGTCGGCTTCTTCCGGGTTCACCGCCCCCCTCAGGACCTG AGCGCCGCCCGCATCATCAACGGGCAGGTCTTCAGCTCCCGCTCTTACTTCTTTGACCGGGCTGGGCGCTGCGAGGATGAGGGGGGCCCCTGGGAGCACAGCCGGGGCGAGAACACCAG CGGATGA
- the GPR137 gene encoding integral membrane protein GPR137 isoform X2, protein MEGNLSGLVPAAGLVPALPPAVTLGLTAAYTALYGLLFLSVYAQLWLVLLYGHKRLSYQTVFLALCLLWAALRTTLFSFYFRDTPRANRLGPLLFWLLYCCPVCLQFFTLTLMNLYFAQVVFKAKAKRRPEMSRGLLAVRGAFVGASLLFLAVNVLCAMLSRRHRAQPWALLLVRVLVSDSLFVICALSLAACLCLVARRAPSTSIYLEAKGTSVCQAAAMGGAMVLLYASRACYNLAALALAPRSRLDSFDYDWYNVSDQADLVNDLGDKGYLVFGLILFVWELLPTTLLVGFFRVHRPPQDLSAARIINGQVFSSRSYFFDRAGRCEDEGGPWEHSRGENTRSSARAPSTNRYGLCFSGRAKTVCSARCSP, encoded by the exons ATGGAAGGCAACCTGTCCGGACTGGTGCCCGCAGCCGGACTGGTGCCCGCGCTGCCCCCGGCCGTGACCCTGGGCCTGACGGCGGCCTACACCGCCCTGTACGGGCTGCTCTTCCTCTCCGTGTACGCCCAGCTCTGGCTGGTCCTGCTGTACGGCCACAAGCGGCTCAGCTACCAGACGGTGTTCCTGGCCCTCTGCCTGCTCTGGGCCGCCCTGCGCACCAcgctcttctccttctacttccGCGACACCCCTCGGGCCAACCGCCTGGGCCCCCTGCTCTTCTGGCTGCTCTACTGCTGCCCCGTCTGCTTGCAGTTCTTCACCCTCACCCTCATGAACCTGTACTTCGCCCAG GTGGTGTTCAAGGCCAAGGCGAAGCGCCGACCGGAGATGAGCCGGGGACT GCTGGCCGTGCGGGGGGCTTTCGTGGGGGCCTCCCTGTTGTTCCTGGCGGTCAACGTGCTGTGCGCCATGCTGTCCCGCCGGCACCgggcccagccctgggctctgctGTTGGTGCGGGTGCTGGTGAGCGACTCGCTCTTCGTGATCTGCGCCCTCTCGCTGGCCGCCTGCCTCTGCCTGGTGGCCCGCCGCGCCCCCTCCACCAGCATCTACCTGGAGGCCAAG GGGACCAGTGTGTGCCAGGCGGCGGCGATGGGCGGGGCCATGGTCCTGCTGTACGCCAGCCGGGCCTGCTACAACCTggcggccctggccctggccccccgGAGCCGGCTCGACTCCTTTGACTACGACTGGTACAACGTCTCCGACCAG GCCGACCTGGTGAACGACCTGGGGGACAAAGGCTACCTGGTGTTTGGCCTCATCCTCTTTGTCTGGGAGCTGCTGCCCACGACTCTGCTCGTCGGCTTCTTCCGGGTTCACCGCCCCCCTCAGGACCTG AGCGCCGCCCGCATCATCAACGGGCAGGTCTTCAGCTCCCGCTCTTACTTCTTTGACCGGGCTGGGCGCTGCGAGGATGAGGGGGGCCCCTGGGAGCACAGCCGGGGCGAGAACACCAG GTCCTCGGCCCGCGCCCCTTCCACAAACCGGTACGGGCTCTGCTTCTCAGGGAGGGCGAAGACGGTCTGTTCCGCTCGTTGCTCGCCGTAG
- the GPR137 gene encoding integral membrane protein GPR137 isoform X1 yields MEGNLSGLVPAAGLVPALPPAVTLGLTAAYTALYGLLFLSVYAQLWLVLLYGHKRLSYQTVFLALCLLWAALRTTLFSFYFRDTPRANRLGPLLFWLLYCCPVCLQFFTLTLMNLYFAQVVFKAKAKRRPEMSRGLLAVRGAFVGASLLFLAVNVLCAMLSRRHRAQPWALLLVRVLVSDSLFVICALSLAACLCLVARRAPSTSIYLEAKGTSVCQAAAMGGAMVLLYASRACYNLAALALAPRSRLDSFDYDWYNVSDQADLVNDLGDKGYLVFGLILFVWELLPTTLLVGFFRVHRPPQDLSAARIINGQVFSSRSYFFDRAGRCEDEGGPWEHSRGENTSLSGSLGAGSWYGAVGREPGWCVGSQARTAPLLFSQATGPGGHHHHSLYSTPQT; encoded by the exons ATGGAAGGCAACCTGTCCGGACTGGTGCCCGCAGCCGGACTGGTGCCCGCGCTGCCCCCGGCCGTGACCCTGGGCCTGACGGCGGCCTACACCGCCCTGTACGGGCTGCTCTTCCTCTCCGTGTACGCCCAGCTCTGGCTGGTCCTGCTGTACGGCCACAAGCGGCTCAGCTACCAGACGGTGTTCCTGGCCCTCTGCCTGCTCTGGGCCGCCCTGCGCACCAcgctcttctccttctacttccGCGACACCCCTCGGGCCAACCGCCTGGGCCCCCTGCTCTTCTGGCTGCTCTACTGCTGCCCCGTCTGCTTGCAGTTCTTCACCCTCACCCTCATGAACCTGTACTTCGCCCAG GTGGTGTTCAAGGCCAAGGCGAAGCGCCGACCGGAGATGAGCCGGGGACT GCTGGCCGTGCGGGGGGCTTTCGTGGGGGCCTCCCTGTTGTTCCTGGCGGTCAACGTGCTGTGCGCCATGCTGTCCCGCCGGCACCgggcccagccctgggctctgctGTTGGTGCGGGTGCTGGTGAGCGACTCGCTCTTCGTGATCTGCGCCCTCTCGCTGGCCGCCTGCCTCTGCCTGGTGGCCCGCCGCGCCCCCTCCACCAGCATCTACCTGGAGGCCAAG GGGACCAGTGTGTGCCAGGCGGCGGCGATGGGCGGGGCCATGGTCCTGCTGTACGCCAGCCGGGCCTGCTACAACCTggcggccctggccctggccccccgGAGCCGGCTCGACTCCTTTGACTACGACTGGTACAACGTCTCCGACCAG GCCGACCTGGTGAACGACCTGGGGGACAAAGGCTACCTGGTGTTTGGCCTCATCCTCTTTGTCTGGGAGCTGCTGCCCACGACTCTGCTCGTCGGCTTCTTCCGGGTTCACCGCCCCCCTCAGGACCTG AGCGCCGCCCGCATCATCAACGGGCAGGTCTTCAGCTCCCGCTCTTACTTCTTTGACCGGGCTGGGCGCTGCGAGGATGAGGGGGGCCCCTGGGAGCACAGCCGGGGCGAGAACACCAG CCTGTCGGGCAGCCTGGGGGCCGGCAGCTGGTACGGCGCCGTCGGGCGGGAACCGGGCTGGTGCGTGGGGAGCCAGGCTCGGACGGcccccctgctcttctcccaggCGACGGGGCCCGGAGGCCACCATCACCACAGCCTCTACTCCACTCCCCAGACGTGA
- the KCNK4 gene encoding potassium channel subfamily K member 4, whose translation MRCATLLALLTLVLLYLVSGALVFRALELPKEQAAQNQLDRAYRLFLLDHPCVNESQLRKFLEEVADALGGGADPKGNVTNATSSAWDIGSAFFFAGTVISTIGYGNTAPRTEGGQLFCIFYALVGIPLFGMLLAGVGDRLGSALRHGIGKLEAIFLKWRVRPALVRVLSALLFLAIGCLLFVLVPTIVFCHMEGWTTLEAVYFVVVTLTTVGFGDYVAGASVGEDHPFSQFYQPLVWFWILLGLAYFASILTMIGNWLRVVSRRTRAEMGGLTAQAASWTGTVTSRMPQPGGMLLVPGRLSPKLAPGPPDPPGLPGPREKKSREGDPPPLPEPPSPPPPPALDYPGENFAFIDESSDAQSERGCALPRATRGRRRRRDPPKKAGRTRDKGEPA comes from the exons ATGCGGTGCGCCACCCTCCTGGCGCTGCTGACGCTGGTGCTGCTGTACCTGGTGTCGGGCGCCCTGGTGTTCCGAGCCCTGGAGCTGCCCAAGGAGCAGGCTGCCCAGAACCAACTGGACAGAGCCTACCGCCTCTTCCTGCTGGATCACCCGTGCGTGAACGAGAGCCAGCTGAGGAAGTTCCTGGAG GAGGTGGCCGACGCCCTGGGAGGGGGCGCCGACCCCAAGGGGAACGTCACCAACGCCACCTCCTCGGCCTGGGACATCGGCAGCGCCTTCTTCTTCGCCGGCACCGTCATCAGCACCATCG GCTACGGGAACACGGCCCCGCGCACGGAGGGCGGCCAGCTGTTCTGCATCTTCTACGCCCTGGTGGGGATCCCTCTGTTCGGGATGCTGCTGGCTGGCGTCGGGGACCGCCTCGGCTCCGCCCTGCGTCACGGCATCGGCAAGCTGGAAGCCATCTTCCTG AAGTGGCGGGTGCGGCCGGCCCTGGTCCGGGTGCTGTCGGCCCTGCTCTTCCTGGCGATCGGCTGCCTCCTCTTCGTGCTGGTCCCCACGATCGTCTTCTGCCACATGGAGGGCTGGACCACGCTTGAGGCCGTCTACTTTGTCGTCGTGACGCTCACCACCGTGGGCTTCGGGGACTACGTGGCCG gtgCCAGCGTGGGAGAGGATCACCCGTTCTCTCAATTCTACCAACCGCTGGTGTGGTTCTGGATCCTGCTGGGCTTGGCCTACTTTGCCTCCATCCTGACCATGATCGGGAACTGGCTCCGGGTCGTCTCCCGCCGCACGAGGGCAGAG ATGGGAGGCCTCACGGCCCAGGCCGCCAGCTGGACGGGCACGGTCACGTCCCGGATGCCCCAGCCCGGAGGGATGCTCTTGGTGCCGGGGAGGCTGTCCCCCAAgctcgcccccgggcccccggacccGCCGGGCCTCCCCGGACCCCGGGAGAAGAAGTCCCGGGAGGGagacccgccccccctccccgagccaccctcgcccccgccgccccctgcccTGGATTACCCCGGAGAGAATTTCGCCTTCATCGACGAGTCCTCCGACGCCCAGAGCGAGAGGGGCTGCGCCCTCCCCCGGGCCacccgcggccgccgccgccgccgcgaccCCCCGAAGAAGGCCGGCCGCACCCGGGACAAAGGGGAGCCGGCCTGA